In one window of Posidoniimonas corsicana DNA:
- a CDS encoding S1C family serine protease: MRSPLSACVTLLLALAVLRAAPAQPPPKQVIDRVQQSLVKVYGAGGIQGLEAYQSGFIASDQGQVVTADSLVLEQGEVTVVLASGDRFSGRVVGADPLLRLAVVEFDPAGESLAAVDLTKPRDARPGEPLLAFSNMFNIAAGAEPASVMRTHLSAVTPREIAFGVAAPRGADRVLVVDSVTSNPGAAGGLLTDYEGRPVGVIGNEVQGRVTGGWLNYAIPASQVAASAQRIVQGERLRGADDAPLEPVRPLPRWGFALVENIAARTPPYVELVRPNSPAAAAGLQSDDLVVMVENLITATVTESLRVLALRGDGPEVRLTIERDGQLVEVVLPNEPGGRPAKEAP, from the coding sequence ATGAGGAGCCCCCTGTCGGCATGCGTGACGCTTCTGTTGGCTCTAGCCGTGCTGCGTGCTGCGCCTGCGCAGCCGCCGCCAAAGCAGGTGATAGACAGGGTCCAGCAATCCCTGGTTAAGGTGTACGGCGCTGGGGGTATTCAGGGGCTCGAGGCCTATCAGTCCGGCTTTATCGCCAGCGATCAGGGGCAGGTCGTGACCGCCGATAGCCTGGTCCTCGAGCAGGGCGAGGTCACCGTGGTGCTGGCGAGTGGCGACCGATTCTCGGGCCGGGTGGTCGGCGCCGACCCGCTGCTGCGTTTGGCGGTGGTAGAGTTCGATCCAGCCGGTGAGTCGCTCGCGGCGGTCGACCTCACCAAGCCCCGCGACGCCCGCCCGGGTGAGCCGCTGCTCGCCTTCTCCAACATGTTCAATATCGCGGCCGGCGCGGAGCCCGCCTCGGTGATGCGGACACACTTGTCCGCGGTGACGCCCCGCGAGATTGCCTTCGGGGTGGCGGCCCCACGCGGGGCCGATCGGGTCCTGGTGGTGGACTCAGTGACGAGCAACCCGGGCGCCGCCGGCGGCCTGCTAACCGACTACGAAGGACGCCCGGTCGGGGTCATCGGAAACGAGGTCCAGGGACGCGTCACGGGGGGGTGGCTCAACTACGCGATCCCCGCGTCGCAGGTCGCCGCTAGCGCGCAGCGGATTGTGCAGGGCGAGCGGCTCCGTGGCGCCGACGACGCGCCGCTCGAACCAGTGCGCCCCCTGCCCCGCTGGGGCTTCGCGCTGGTGGAGAACATCGCCGCGAGGACGCCCCCGTACGTCGAGCTGGTGCGTCCCAACTCGCCCGCCGCCGCGGCGGGGCTCCAATCCGATGACCTTGTTGTCATGGTGGAGAACCTGATCACCGCGACGGTCACCGAGTCGTTACGCGTGCTCGCGCTCCGGGGCGACGGTCCCGAGGTACGCCTCACTATTGAACGGGACGGTCAACTTGTCGAGGTTGTGCTGCCCAACGAACCTGGCGGTCGCCCGGCCAAGGAGGCGCCATGA
- a CDS encoding S1C family serine protease — MKRLLPLVLFATPLLTRASGPELHPLLLQAERSRVQAVDKVTPATIAVFDNKGEGGGSGVIIRSDGLAVTNFHVVAPCGPFMSCGLPDGTVVPAVLLGLDPPGDVALIRLLDDREYPVAEIGDSDSAAAGDEVYVVGNPFLLAEDLQPTVTHGVLSGVHRYQYPADTILEYADCLQTDAAINPGNSGGPLYNARGQLIGVNGRASFEKRGRVNVGVGYAISINQVMRFVSALESGRVVDHARLGLTVRTLGRRRVVIDAIDSDSDAFRRGLRYGDQVLRVAGRDVGSANEVQNIIATYPPGSRLAVRVRRPGEEPFEARVRLERAHAPGRLESIVEEQLAKLSGDPPVAHAYEARPGFANYLVNRTRRDQIVQACPQRVEAATDQPWNLSGRDDTRGTVVMRLASDRASFASDRGEYWIDPTEDLSGQRDPPGSGGLLAALSLWRTLLTAGPDGLQDCYYLGQLPRGGDEQSMECIVANHNGARAEFYFVPKDLRLARVEYFGDDESDPCVVRFEQDADGPGPGAQRVVVSVGESTWLNLRQVKLSTTGEAP; from the coding sequence ATGAAACGCCTCCTACCGCTGGTGCTCTTCGCAACGCCTCTGCTGACGCGTGCGTCGGGGCCGGAACTGCACCCGCTACTCCTCCAGGCCGAACGCAGTCGCGTGCAGGCGGTCGACAAGGTCACGCCGGCCACGATCGCCGTGTTCGACAACAAGGGTGAGGGGGGCGGCTCGGGGGTCATCATCCGGTCTGACGGACTCGCGGTGACTAACTTCCATGTGGTCGCGCCGTGCGGGCCGTTTATGAGCTGCGGCCTGCCCGACGGAACGGTGGTTCCGGCGGTGCTGCTGGGGCTTGATCCGCCCGGAGATGTCGCGTTGATCCGCCTGCTCGATGATCGTGAGTACCCGGTTGCCGAGATCGGCGACAGCGACTCCGCGGCCGCCGGCGATGAGGTGTATGTCGTGGGCAACCCGTTCCTGTTGGCTGAGGACCTGCAGCCAACAGTGACGCACGGCGTGCTTTCCGGAGTGCACCGCTACCAGTACCCGGCCGACACCATCCTCGAGTACGCGGACTGCTTGCAGACCGACGCCGCCATCAACCCAGGAAACTCAGGGGGGCCGCTGTACAACGCACGCGGCCAGCTGATCGGCGTCAACGGTCGGGCGTCGTTTGAGAAACGCGGACGCGTGAACGTGGGCGTGGGGTACGCGATCTCCATCAACCAGGTGATGCGGTTCGTTTCTGCTCTGGAGAGCGGCCGGGTGGTCGACCACGCCAGGCTGGGGCTGACGGTGCGGACCCTCGGCCGGAGACGCGTCGTGATCGATGCGATCGACTCCGACAGCGACGCCTTCCGTCGCGGCCTACGGTACGGCGACCAGGTCCTGCGGGTTGCGGGCCGCGACGTTGGCTCCGCGAACGAAGTGCAGAACATCATCGCCACCTACCCGCCGGGCTCCAGGCTGGCGGTCCGCGTCCGGCGGCCCGGCGAAGAGCCATTCGAAGCACGGGTGCGGCTCGAGCGGGCCCACGCCCCCGGTCGACTGGAGAGCATTGTCGAGGAGCAACTCGCGAAGCTATCAGGCGACCCGCCAGTCGCACACGCCTACGAGGCTCGGCCCGGGTTCGCCAACTACCTCGTTAATCGAACGCGTCGAGATCAGATCGTGCAAGCCTGCCCGCAGCGGGTCGAGGCGGCGACCGACCAGCCGTGGAATCTGTCCGGGCGGGACGATACGAGGGGCACGGTGGTCATGCGTCTGGCGTCCGACCGGGCGAGTTTCGCGTCCGACCGGGGGGAGTATTGGATCGATCCAACCGAAGACCTGTCGGGCCAGCGGGACCCGCCGGGCTCAGGCGGGCTGCTCGCAGCGCTGTCGCTGTGGCGTACGCTGCTCACGGCGGGGCCGGACGGCCTGCAGGACTGCTATTACCTGGGACAATTGCCGCGAGGCGGTGATGAGCAGTCGATGGAGTGCATCGTCGCCAACCACAACGGGGCCAGGGCCGAGTTCTACTTTGTTCCCAAAGATCTTCGCCTTGCCCGAGTAGAGTATTTTGGCGATGACGAGTCCGACCCGTGCGTTGTGCGTTTCGAGCAGGACGCCGACGGCCCAGGCCCTGGCGCGCAGCGGGTGGTCGTGTCGGTCGGCGAATCGACCTGGCTCAACCTGCGGCAGGTCAAGCTATCGACGACGGGGGAAGCGCCATGA
- a CDS encoding NPCBM/NEW2 domain-containing protein has product MSRFTTTGRRTAALAVLAWFPLAVAAGAGPDGALLTLGGQQFEGELLTLTPDTVELRTASSTRSIPVDDAHWLRFSVSQNSLADEGIGCIELVNGSRLPTAGVTLANGEVTAALTPPLSTQGGQPLRTDFEQVASIVFQVGSPDLREQWGRIRQTDATADLIVVKRRDGATLDSVEGIVTAISDESVAVDLDGELISVDRRRVYGVVCFRPQAQEDPRLVRVIARRGELHATRVELRETRLRVELPEGAELSAPIDEVDAIDYSRGGVRSLSDLEPMSAEWTPFFQPPGDLGLLEEWGRVRRDSSYSGKPITLRGPNGDLLTFAKGIAIRSRGEVSYAVPAGFSWLRATAGLDPAPRVRSNAVLKVLADGREVFTQGFRSGDPPIELQLPIAGVGAVTLVVDYGGNADAGDNLHLGNARFTK; this is encoded by the coding sequence TTGAGCCGGTTCACTACGACGGGCAGGCGGACCGCAGCGTTGGCCGTGCTTGCTTGGTTCCCGCTGGCGGTTGCGGCAGGGGCAGGCCCTGACGGCGCGCTCTTGACCCTAGGTGGTCAGCAGTTCGAAGGCGAACTGCTGACGCTCACTCCAGATACGGTTGAGCTGCGCACCGCTTCCTCGACTCGCAGCATTCCGGTCGACGATGCCCACTGGCTTCGGTTTTCAGTCTCTCAGAATTCGCTCGCGGACGAGGGCATCGGATGCATCGAACTCGTCAACGGTTCGCGTCTACCTACCGCAGGAGTGACGCTCGCTAACGGCGAGGTCACCGCAGCCCTGACCCCACCGCTGTCCACCCAAGGCGGGCAGCCGCTTCGAACTGACTTTGAGCAGGTGGCCTCGATCGTTTTTCAGGTGGGATCGCCAGACCTGCGTGAGCAGTGGGGACGCATCCGCCAGACCGATGCGACCGCCGACCTAATTGTTGTAAAACGCCGCGACGGCGCAACGCTCGATTCAGTGGAGGGGATCGTCACCGCAATCTCCGACGAGTCGGTTGCTGTCGACCTGGATGGCGAGTTGATCAGCGTCGACCGCAGACGCGTGTATGGCGTGGTCTGCTTCCGACCCCAAGCCCAGGAAGACCCGCGGCTGGTCCGTGTGATCGCGAGGCGGGGCGAGCTGCACGCCACCCGCGTTGAACTGCGCGAAACGCGGCTGCGTGTTGAACTCCCTGAAGGCGCCGAACTGTCGGCCCCGATCGACGAAGTGGACGCGATCGACTACTCACGTGGTGGGGTTCGTTCCCTGAGTGACCTGGAGCCCATGTCGGCTGAGTGGACGCCGTTCTTCCAGCCGCCAGGCGACCTCGGCCTGCTGGAGGAATGGGGCCGCGTGCGTCGCGACAGCTCGTACTCCGGGAAGCCGATCACACTGCGTGGCCCCAACGGCGATCTCCTCACGTTCGCCAAGGGGATCGCTATCCGCAGCCGTGGGGAGGTCTCCTACGCCGTACCGGCGGGGTTCTCGTGGCTCCGTGCAACCGCGGGCCTCGACCCGGCGCCCCGCGTCCGCAGCAACGCGGTGCTGAAAGTCCTGGCCGATGGGCGGGAGGTATTCACGCAGGGATTTCGATCGGGCGATCCGCCGATTGAACTCCAGCTACCTATAGCGGGCGTAGGGGCGGTGACGCTTGTGGTTGACTACGGCGGCAACGCCGACGCCGGAGACAACCTCCACCTCGGCAACGCCCGTTTCACCAAGTAA